The following are from one region of the Chloracidobacterium sp. genome:
- a CDS encoding carboxypeptidase regulatory-like domain-containing protein: MSVKLLLASLFLVLVPGIASAQRAAGCERVDPSEKTFWGWIKENNPTEGGVFQKLEGRVILPDESVLSGALVELFNNPDLDVDKRKRLAACRTGDKGFFRFKGVRPGRYEIRASYGRGLDAGQTMVNLDPKNKDASKKDIIVRMEISN, encoded by the coding sequence ATGTCCGTAAAATTGCTTCTCGCAAGTTTGTTTTTAGTACTCGTTCCTGGCATTGCATCGGCTCAGAGAGCAGCCGGCTGCGAACGGGTCGACCCATCGGAGAAAACTTTCTGGGGTTGGATTAAGGAGAACAATCCAACTGAAGGTGGAGTATTTCAAAAGTTAGAAGGTCGTGTTATTTTGCCCGATGAGTCGGTCCTGTCGGGAGCTTTAGTGGAATTATTTAATAATCCTGATCTTGACGTTGATAAACGGAAAAGGCTGGCCGCCTGTCGTACTGGTGATAAGGGATTCTTCAGGTTTAAAGGGGTGCGTCCTGGTAGGTACGAAATTAGGGCGAGCTATGGCCGTGGCCTGGATGCTGGTCAAACAATGGTAAATCTTGACCCAAAGAATAAGGACGCCTCTAAAAAAGACATAATAGTCCGAATGGAAATAAGCAACTAG
- a CDS encoding site-2 protease family protein, producing the protein MGDIDLAVLVSHLVIFMVVLLLAISAHEAGHAWMSHKFGDDTAYMLGRVTLNPVAHTDPIGTLLIPIVAFILGSIGGAAGSIPLIGWGKPTPVNPRNWTNYKLGNVMVSIAGVLANLILLIIGIALTKVLYLYGFTPNDLFRGATNPIAMFVSNLMFLNLSLFVFNLLPFPPLDGSKILSTFLPESAQPILNMLEQFGFLILMFFVYIGLFSMIIYPFYVGLLYVLVAIY; encoded by the coding sequence ATGGGTGACATAGATCTGGCGGTACTTGTTAGTCATTTGGTAATATTCATGGTCGTGCTCTTGTTGGCGATCTCTGCGCACGAAGCCGGCCATGCGTGGATGTCACACAAATTCGGTGACGACACGGCATATATGCTTGGCCGCGTTACGCTTAATCCGGTCGCTCATACCGACCCGATCGGAACGCTGTTGATCCCGATCGTAGCGTTTATCCTGGGCTCGATCGGCGGAGCGGCAGGGAGCATTCCACTGATCGGGTGGGGAAAGCCGACGCCTGTAAATCCGCGGAACTGGACCAACTACAAGCTCGGAAACGTGATGGTTTCGATCGCCGGTGTACTGGCAAACCTGATACTGCTGATCATCGGCATTGCCCTTACAAAAGTTCTTTACCTGTATGGTTTTACGCCAAACGACCTTTTTCGCGGCGCGACCAACCCGATAGCGATGTTCGTCAGCAATCTGATGTTTCTTAACTTATCGCTCTTCGTGTTCAACCTGCTGCCGTTTCCGCCGTTGGACGGCAGCAAAATACTTTCGACGTTCTTGCCCGAAAGTGCCCAGCCGATCCTGAATATGCTCGAACAATTCGGATTTCTGATTTTGATGTTCTTCGTCTACATCGGGCTTTTCAGCATGATAATTTATCCATTTTACGTCGGGCTCCTTTATGTCCTCGTCGCCATCTATTAA
- the trpS gene encoding tryptophan--tRNA ligase, protein MKKRIFSGAQPTGQLHIGNYLGALKNWVALQDEYEAFYCIVNLHAITLPQDPASLRKATFDLARIYLAAGVDPTRSTIFIQSDVPQHAELAWTLSCMARMGELERMTQFKDKGKGNAERAGVGLFTYPILMASDILLYQTDLVPVGQDQKQHLELTRDLAERFNRDYGETFKVPEPYIPKAGASIKSLQDPEKKMSKSDENAAGSIFLLDEPDAIAKKIKRAVTDSGTDITFDDSRPAITNLLTIYRLLTGKTDDECIEHFAGKGYGHLKTELAEIVVEFLRPFQERVKQYDDEALMQILKPGAERARSKAANTLSTVYERMGITQV, encoded by the coding sequence ATGAAGAAACGCATCTTTAGCGGCGCCCAGCCGACCGGTCAACTTCACATTGGCAATTATCTTGGCGCATTGAAAAACTGGGTCGCGCTTCAAGATGAGTACGAGGCATTCTATTGCATCGTCAATCTCCACGCGATCACGCTGCCGCAGGATCCGGCGTCGCTCCGCAAGGCAACATTTGACCTTGCCCGCATCTATTTGGCCGCGGGCGTTGATCCCACGCGTTCGACCATCTTCATTCAGTCCGACGTCCCCCAACACGCCGAACTCGCATGGACACTCTCCTGCATGGCCCGCATGGGCGAGCTTGAGCGGATGACACAGTTTAAGGACAAAGGCAAAGGCAACGCGGAACGTGCGGGCGTTGGTTTGTTCACCTACCCAATCCTGATGGCCTCTGACATCCTGCTTTACCAAACCGATCTCGTACCGGTCGGACAGGACCAGAAGCAGCATCTCGAACTGACCCGCGACCTCGCCGAGCGGTTCAACCGCGACTATGGCGAGACGTTCAAGGTACCCGAGCCTTACATCCCGAAAGCCGGAGCTAGCATCAAGTCGTTGCAAGACCCCGAAAAGAAGATGTCGAAATCGGACGAGAACGCCGCCGGCTCGATCTTCCTGCTCGACGAGCCAGACGCAATCGCAAAAAAGATCAAACGGGCCGTTACCGATTCTGGAACCGATATAACGTTCGATGATTCGCGGCCCGCAATAACGAACTTACTCACGATCTATCGGCTTCTGACCGGTAAGACGGACGATGAATGCATCGAGCATTTTGCAGGGAAAGGATACGGCCACTTAAAAACAGAACTCGCCGAGATCGTTGTCGAATTCCTCCGGCCCTTTCAGGAACGCGTAAAGCAGTACGACGACGAGGCCTTGATGCAGATCCTCAAACCCGGTGCCGAAAGGGCCCGCAGTAAAGCTGCAAATACTCTCAGCACCGTTTACGAGAGAATGGGCATCACGCAGGTTTAG
- a CDS encoding aldehyde dehydrogenase encodes MDAVKKSFDIPKFKEQYENYIGGEWAAPKSGEYFDVISPVDGQSFTKVARSNEQDIEAALDAAHAAFETWGKTSATERSNILLKIADRMEQNLDMLARAETWDNGKPIRETTAADIPLAIDHFRYFASVIRAEEGSASELDQNTLSVIIKEPLGVVGQIIPWNFPILMATWKLAPALAAGNCIVLKPAEQTPASILIWAELVGDLIPKGVLNIVNGFGVEAGKPLATNPRIAKVAFTGETTTGRLIMQYASQNLIPVTLELGGKSPNIFFKSVMDADDEFFDKCLEGATLFALNQGEVCTCPSRVLVQESIADEFIPRFIERVKQIKMGHPLDPTTMMGAQASHDQYEKILNYIQIGKDEGAEVLCGGNAYKNPDLEDGYYIEPTVLKGHNKMRVFQEEIFGPVTCLTTFKDEAEAIEIANDTLYGLGAGVWTRDAHELYRVPRAIQAGRVWVNNYHNYPAHAPFGGYKKSGFGRENHLMMLDHYRQTKNMLISYDKKAMGFF; translated from the coding sequence ATGGACGCAGTAAAAAAGTCTTTTGACATCCCGAAATTCAAAGAACAATACGAAAACTACATCGGCGGCGAATGGGCCGCCCCAAAGAGCGGCGAGTATTTCGACGTGATCTCGCCGGTTGACGGTCAGTCGTTCACAAAGGTAGCCCGCTCGAACGAGCAGGACATCGAAGCTGCTCTCGATGCTGCGCACGCCGCATTTGAGACGTGGGGCAAAACCTCGGCCACCGAACGCAGCAACATCTTGCTGAAGATCGCCGATCGAATGGAGCAGAACCTCGACATGCTGGCCCGTGCCGAGACCTGGGACAACGGCAAGCCGATCCGTGAGACGACGGCCGCCGATATCCCGCTTGCGATCGATCATTTCCGGTATTTCGCGAGCGTGATCCGTGCCGAAGAAGGAAGCGCCTCGGAGCTCGATCAGAACACGCTTTCGGTGATCATCAAGGAGCCGCTCGGCGTGGTCGGCCAGATCATCCCGTGGAACTTCCCTATCCTCATGGCGACCTGGAAGCTGGCACCGGCTCTCGCAGCCGGAAACTGCATCGTCCTAAAACCCGCCGAACAGACACCCGCAAGCATTCTGATCTGGGCAGAACTTGTTGGCGATCTGATCCCGAAAGGCGTGCTCAATATCGTCAACGGCTTCGGCGTCGAGGCGGGCAAACCGCTTGCGACAAATCCAAGGATCGCAAAGGTCGCCTTCACCGGCGAGACGACGACCGGACGCCTGATAATGCAGTATGCATCGCAGAATCTGATCCCGGTGACGCTCGAGCTCGGCGGTAAATCGCCGAACATCTTCTTCAAGAGCGTGATGGATGCGGACGACGAATTCTTCGACAAGTGTCTCGAAGGCGCAACGCTATTCGCGCTCAATCAAGGTGAGGTCTGCACGTGCCCGTCGCGGGTACTCGTTCAGGAATCGATTGCTGACGAGTTCATTCCACGCTTCATCGAACGCGTTAAGCAGATCAAGATGGGCCATCCGCTCGACCCGACGACGATGATGGGCGCGCAGGCGAGCCATGACCAGTACGAAAAGATCCTGAACTATATCCAGATAGGCAAGGACGAGGGAGCCGAGGTGCTCTGCGGCGGCAACGCTTACAAAAACCCGGACCTCGAAGACGGATATTACATCGAGCCGACCGTGCTGAAAGGCCACAACAAGATGCGCGTCTTCCAGGAAGAGATTTTCGGCCCGGTGACGTGCCTGACCACGTTCAAGGACGAAGCGGAAGCGATCGAGATCGCCAACGACACGCTCTACGGCCTCGGCGCCGGCGTCTGGACCCGCGACGCCCACGAACTCTACCGCGTACCGAGAGCGATCCAGGCCGGACGCGTATGGGTGAACAACTATCACAATTACCCGGCACACGCTCCGTTCGGCGGATACAAGAAATCCGGCTTCGGCCGCGAGAATCACCTGATGATGCTCGACCACTACCGCCAGACAAAGAACATGCTCATCTCTTACGACAAGAAAGCGATGGGATTTTTCTAG